One genomic region from Conexibacter woesei Iso977N encodes:
- a CDS encoding helix-turn-helix domain-containing protein encodes MAVEITIGYRVWSLRMGLHLSQEQLARSCEMAPAVFSRIERDEVDARTSSLERIARGLGVTMAELFDGVKWSPRSERVVMAPPHPNPRHPLSRSG; translated from the coding sequence ATGGCGGTCGAGATCACGATCGGGTACCGGGTCTGGTCGCTGCGCATGGGGCTCCATCTGTCGCAGGAGCAGCTCGCAAGGTCGTGCGAGATGGCTCCCGCGGTGTTCAGCCGGATAGAGCGCGACGAGGTCGATGCCCGGACCTCCTCGCTAGAGAGGATCGCTCGCGGGCTCGGCGTGACGATGGCCGAGCTGTTTGACGGCGTGAAGTGGTCGCCACGGTCAGAACGGGTCGTCATGGCGCCGCCTCACCCTAACCCGCGTCACCCGTTGTCGCGATCGGGGTGA
- a CDS encoding ROK family protein, giving the protein MPEAGEEKEPEKASPQSRAIAFWTVADHGPLSLRALEQKARAVGSRSSGDRTLRKARPELVDEGWLEKVKGQGNRDDQWRLGPRSWILAFAVGREELRCALVDGHGQHHYGEVCRALVLPLWRSRAHPPLSPDDLVTEMAALTRAVLAGAAGHPKFSPPQTVALAWPGQIDEEAGGPVKYERNENGWEQSVRLDELVARAVAEAGITGARVLLTNDADSEFIAESRWGVAKGEHTVIGIKLAGGIGCSVLVDGRVHRAKTRTVGELGHLPVRVDEPIPSDLAKSPPNGVLGLDDLTYCSCGSNGAPHLERWASGRAMVERLTPHPADLADGYEPALERIDAASGDAIFVFSQTAELMAQALAAPILLLEPDLVVVSSALSPERIVAQLSGKLPGRLMRDVRIRAAEHPGGNWAPVLGAAALAFERCGYWETANDGQAPMRQEFRGEPPRSPT; this is encoded by the coding sequence ATGCCCGAGGCTGGCGAGGAGAAGGAGCCCGAAAAGGCGTCGCCGCAAAGCCGCGCGATCGCGTTCTGGACCGTTGCCGACCACGGTCCGCTCTCTCTCAGGGCGCTCGAGCAGAAAGCGCGCGCCGTCGGCTCTCGGAGCTCCGGTGATCGCACCCTTCGCAAGGCACGCCCGGAACTCGTCGACGAGGGCTGGCTGGAGAAGGTCAAGGGGCAGGGCAACCGCGACGATCAGTGGCGGCTCGGACCCCGCTCGTGGATCCTCGCCTTCGCCGTCGGACGTGAGGAACTCCGCTGCGCGCTCGTAGATGGCCACGGCCAACACCACTACGGCGAGGTCTGTCGCGCACTGGTGCTGCCGCTCTGGCGCTCTCGGGCGCACCCGCCGCTGTCCCCAGACGATCTGGTCACCGAGATGGCGGCCCTGACAAGAGCAGTGTTGGCCGGCGCAGCCGGCCACCCCAAGTTCTCTCCTCCGCAGACTGTGGCGTTGGCGTGGCCCGGCCAGATCGACGAGGAGGCCGGCGGTCCCGTCAAGTACGAGCGCAACGAGAACGGGTGGGAGCAGAGCGTCCGCCTTGATGAGCTTGTGGCGCGTGCAGTCGCCGAGGCTGGGATCACCGGCGCGCGTGTGTTGCTCACCAACGACGCCGACTCTGAGTTCATCGCCGAGAGTCGATGGGGTGTCGCAAAAGGTGAGCACACTGTGATCGGAATCAAGCTCGCGGGTGGCATCGGCTGCTCGGTCCTGGTCGACGGTCGCGTCCACCGCGCCAAGACACGGACGGTTGGCGAGCTCGGGCATCTACCGGTTCGTGTCGACGAACCCATACCGTCGGACCTCGCGAAGTCCCCGCCGAACGGTGTCCTCGGGCTCGATGACCTCACCTACTGCTCGTGCGGGTCTAACGGCGCGCCACACCTCGAGCGGTGGGCCTCGGGCCGCGCGATGGTCGAGCGGCTCACGCCCCACCCCGCCGATCTCGCCGATGGCTATGAGCCAGCGCTAGAGCGGATCGATGCGGCGTCCGGCGACGCGATCTTTGTCTTCAGCCAGACGGCCGAACTGATGGCGCAGGCACTTGCGGCTCCGATCCTGCTTTTGGAGCCCGACTTGGTGGTGGTCTCCAGCGCGCTCAGCCCGGAGCGGATCGTCGCCCAGTTGTCAGGCAAACTGCCGGGCCGCCTCATGCGTGATGTGCGGATCCGCGCCGCCGAGCATCCCGGCGGTAACTGGGCTCCGGTGCTCGGAGCGGCCGCGCTGGCGTTCGAGCGGTGCGGATATTGGGAGACGGCGAACGACGGTCAAGCGCCTATGCGCCAAGAGTTCCGCGGAGAGCCCCCGAGGTCACCTACCTGA
- a CDS encoding glycosyltransferase encodes MLTATFALLPALAAALVVLAGAWTLLGLIVSAAAVVNARWLRRPSHLAGGAGPRRFLAIIATTGEPTLSAAVEALLAARVPAGCRLRICVVGADVPTPRSRRVTAIRTPAAINTKPARFNLAMAQTGLATGTADYIIMVDSDTQVEAGMLEAVVAAAGPDRAVWPDVLQPLVVSAAPPGSAWPVRADALLHTRWRLGFELTLLRLGYRRGSVERRRWAPLSYAVGCCVAIRADVAAAGFEEPSEDITLGYDLSRAGRAIAPVRSVATTDTKPGVGETARRNRVWWSGSITALRRPAAAEGRAVRVLRGLELARLAAWVPGPALFGAALGLPFAAVPSDTALAFALALVLTAGAGYVIAGVAVLAAGPRFTSERWRTAPRVLAWCVARWWWTCAVPCGVILRDATAVATVGTFASALARGTSRGVVATATLRAQPLAVLSKWRSDGG; translated from the coding sequence ATGCTCACCGCGACCTTCGCGCTCCTTCCGGCGCTCGCCGCTGCCCTCGTCGTGCTCGCGGGGGCTTGGACTCTGCTGGGTCTCATTGTGAGCGCAGCCGCGGTGGTCAACGCTCGGTGGCTGCGTCGCCCGAGCCATCTCGCTGGCGGTGCAGGGCCGCGTCGCTTCTTGGCGATCATCGCGACGACCGGCGAACCGACGCTCTCGGCCGCCGTCGAAGCGCTTCTCGCCGCGCGCGTGCCTGCGGGCTGCCGCCTGCGGATCTGTGTGGTCGGCGCGGACGTACCCACGCCGCGCAGCAGGCGCGTCACGGCGATCCGCACGCCGGCCGCGATCAACACCAAGCCGGCCCGCTTCAACCTGGCAATGGCGCAGACGGGACTCGCGACCGGTACCGCCGACTACATCATCATGGTCGATAGCGACACGCAGGTCGAAGCGGGCATGCTTGAGGCGGTGGTGGCGGCGGCTGGACCTGACCGTGCGGTATGGCCGGACGTCCTGCAGCCGCTCGTCGTGTCCGCGGCACCGCCCGGCAGCGCCTGGCCTGTCCGGGCCGACGCTCTGCTCCACACGCGCTGGCGGCTCGGATTCGAGCTGACGCTTCTGCGACTCGGGTATCGGCGCGGCTCCGTCGAACGCCGTCGTTGGGCTCCGCTGTCGTACGCCGTGGGCTGCTGTGTGGCGATCCGCGCAGACGTCGCCGCCGCTGGCTTTGAGGAGCCTTCGGAGGACATCACGCTCGGCTATGACCTCTCGCGTGCGGGCCGCGCGATCGCCCCGGTCCGTTCCGTTGCGACGACCGACACGAAGCCGGGCGTGGGTGAGACGGCACGGCGAAACCGGGTCTGGTGGTCAGGTTCGATTACCGCGCTGCGGCGACCCGCTGCCGCGGAGGGTCGAGCGGTACGCGTGTTGCGCGGGCTGGAGCTTGCGCGGCTCGCGGCCTGGGTGCCCGGCCCAGCGCTCTTCGGCGCCGCACTCGGGCTCCCGTTCGCAGCGGTGCCGTCGGACACAGCCCTGGCGTTTGCGCTTGCACTTGTCCTCACGGCAGGCGCCGGCTACGTGATCGCCGGCGTCGCAGTGCTGGCTGCTGGACCGCGTTTCACGTCGGAGCGGTGGCGGACGGCGCCACGTGTCTTAGCATGGTGTGTCGCCCGTTGGTGGTGGACCTGCGCCGTGCCGTGCGGAGTGATCCTCCGCGACGCGACCGCCGTCGCCACCGTCGGGACGTTCGCGTCGGCGCTCGCTCGCGGGACGAGTCGTGGCGTTGTCGCGACCGCCACGCTGCGCGCTCAGCCACTTGCTGTCCTCTCTAAGTGGCGTAGCGATGGGGGATGA
- a CDS encoding IclR family transcriptional regulator — translation MSAADPAGDAWHVARTMRALEMLALSPLSAPQLAATIDTHPRTMRRVLERLVVEGYVQRSGDTRRIYAPTMRLVALAAQVLEHSPVARRGRPYVELLHERSRMAAHLVAPSYGSVVCLCHAALGSQDEHPHLRELVPAHATAGGKLLLAHRDGWRRSLVAAGLAPHTDRTITEAAQLDEELVQIRADGHAIEDGEYQAGVRAVAAPVVFDGEVVAAVSASGRRLDIDAVLPHVLRAARDLTQDLADGERR, via the coding sequence GTGAGCGCGGCCGACCCGGCCGGCGATGCGTGGCATGTGGCCAGAACGATGCGGGCGTTGGAGATGCTCGCGTTGTCGCCGCTGAGTGCCCCGCAGCTGGCGGCGACGATCGACACCCATCCGCGGACGATGCGGCGGGTGCTGGAGAGGCTTGTGGTCGAGGGCTACGTGCAGCGCAGCGGCGACACGCGGCGGATCTACGCGCCGACGATGCGGCTGGTGGCGCTGGCCGCGCAGGTGCTGGAGCACTCGCCGGTCGCGCGGCGCGGGCGGCCGTACGTGGAGCTGCTGCACGAGCGGTCGCGGATGGCGGCGCACCTGGTGGCGCCGTCGTACGGGTCGGTCGTGTGCCTGTGCCACGCCGCGCTCGGGTCCCAGGACGAGCACCCGCACCTGCGCGAGCTGGTCCCGGCACACGCGACCGCGGGCGGCAAGCTGCTGCTGGCCCACCGCGACGGCTGGCGCAGGTCGCTGGTCGCGGCGGGGCTGGCGCCGCACACCGACCGGACGATCACGGAGGCCGCGCAGCTGGACGAGGAGCTCGTGCAGATCCGGGCCGACGGGCACGCGATCGAGGACGGTGAGTACCAGGCCGGCGTGCGCGCGGTCGCCGCGCCGGTGGTCTTCGACGGCGAGGTCGTCGCGGCGGTCAGCGCGTCGGGGCGCCGGCTGGACATCGACGCCGTGCTGCCGCACGTCCTGCGCGCCGCGCGCGACCTCACCCAGGACCTGGCCGATGGCGAGCGCCGCTGA
- a CDS encoding FG-GAP-like repeat-containing protein produces the protein MLGAERLRGLLSSCAASVHFSILVGFFVGVRSLRWVVLVSLWAAAGALLVALVAGSTTNADSSSAADTPTVAAPTQEQAPAGDDEVVGLRTEQSKTFRRDDGSLTTRVYPEPVHYQDGGDWHEIDNSLVSGDSGYVHRRANDGDAQIPSSLDDPFRFSHDGDSLSIQMQGADATASVDGDHATYDGVADGVDAEYQAINGGLREQLTLADASARSVFTYRIRAGAGLSPTDEADGSITFRNGDGAVAFRLGAPVVWDSAQPAAVSHATTLHIAAAADGDGWTLTLAVDHDWLTNPDRTFPVTVDPDVYWSDSGLRFHGAQLDCTLADGSSAATSLCADPTLRVGHDASHNYRSNLYFNVRSAIPQDAVIYDATLSLFDPGTAAQSSSNLRVRAMGAGWTGAATWNTRDGSTSWTTPGGDTTGTPGIATSVGHQGYWYYFDVPTEAIQSWAWGDSIDNGIQLAADAGAPQQVYSFVSTEGNQAQWPAVDIDWEDPRGLDGPYTNDSQALSDHSQLAVNVSNGGLTYTERDASLSASGADDVRVTRSWRSAMASGWGHYGRGWYDGATISSLWPEDDGSVNWVSPGGSSFRFTPGAGNSYNSPAGAPNLTLCKTSWTGCSSSGFSNLPYRLTDTTTNTSYLFYDTGQQRAVVDSHGNVVNTVQTSGSTTITANASRAITQPNNSNGMAASTGDGSHTWTYNYGGSDGTVLNSATAPGTGGGTTQYAYTNNLLTRITDPSGRQTLITWETPAIGNPRVTKVVRLLDAAHPTDTTKNPTTTYTYNTTTRTTIVTDPAGNATATPTDDGQTTYTYDKYQHVATASPRTSALPASPAWAASDANWDTTRPDSAPSGALHDLANGSLDGEGTTSVTLSATDLAGSSGRISGIRRVALEIDGGPVQIAAASTCSTPDSPPRTCPQGVSQEVDLDETTLTDGAHTFREVAQDLAGNTSVSASWTVTVSRITTTIGATDVALVGDVDGSGTDDLVTVSTDGVIKVFASDGAAGFETGAVWSTWSGVDASDVALADVDGDGDQDLVARNSGDADVRVALSSGDSFGTPAVWLAGAPAGRLETADVDGSGTDDLLLVQSDGTVKSAYADGGVFDELATWASLPSGSQPQLGDVTGDGLADLVLVRAGRVEVRASDANTFSTMQDWGAAPSGDLVIDDADGDDTADLLVRDSSGTVSYLPSSGTAFGASAKTTVLPVANGFATGDIDGDERADAVGRSGTQVTVHLGTAPYPVSDTTWTPDTDTPEDPDGDTGSHSLVAPSAQAVSGSAGLSIAWSDDDLTSGTLQRQDENEPDPAVRCAMPQLAAATDPASPQLALDRMRQGGATYIRINVYWSRYMDAPDRDVYRQGLRNAVFCAQRARLTPYMTIESADYDYPTRHNVNPDPAQFASLVSAVVTEFYPLGVHRFSLWNEPNLATFLTAGTCDRVQKDTSTLYRNLYSAGYSAAKTANQGAIVYLGELSEITRPVKPVSCRNGDHAHRTSQTTLGFLRDVVDTSPHLVAHGVAWHAYQHRSSPRTNSKGTGIYDIGHFQDVLSDLYHNGQLRTPTGNKPGLYITEFGYWNVPYGSRVARAGHSPVAWSESQRATFLASALNRAAQNGARMFTLWQLNEAYPTLAAVTAGAQTRDGLAFDTGVLGSSRLLEPNGQRPYGVGPNTSPAWNNPQSRSAFCRVRQWATDNGKSPLALASGC, from the coding sequence GTGGGGTTTTTCGTGGGCGTTCGTTCGTTGCGCTGGGTGGTGCTCGTCTCTCTGTGGGCCGCGGCAGGAGCGTTGTTGGTGGCGTTGGTCGCAGGGTCGACCACGAACGCCGACTCGTCGTCGGCTGCGGATACGCCGACGGTCGCCGCGCCAACCCAGGAGCAGGCTCCGGCCGGCGACGATGAGGTCGTCGGGTTGCGCACCGAGCAGTCCAAGACGTTCCGGCGCGATGACGGGAGCTTGACGACGCGCGTCTATCCGGAGCCCGTCCACTACCAGGACGGCGGCGACTGGCATGAGATCGACAACTCGTTGGTCTCCGGTGACTCCGGCTACGTGCACCGGCGTGCCAACGATGGCGATGCGCAGATCCCGAGCAGCCTCGACGACCCGTTCAGGTTCAGCCACGACGGCGATTCGCTGTCGATCCAGATGCAGGGCGCCGACGCCACGGCGTCGGTCGATGGCGATCATGCGACGTATGACGGCGTGGCCGACGGGGTCGATGCCGAGTATCAGGCGATCAATGGCGGCCTTCGTGAGCAGCTGACGCTGGCTGACGCCTCGGCGCGCTCGGTGTTCACCTACAGGATCAGGGCCGGTGCCGGGCTGTCGCCGACCGACGAGGCCGACGGTTCGATCACCTTCCGCAACGGAGATGGCGCGGTCGCGTTCCGCCTCGGGGCGCCCGTCGTGTGGGACAGCGCGCAGCCCGCGGCGGTCTCGCATGCAACGACGCTGCACATCGCCGCGGCGGCGGATGGCGACGGCTGGACGCTGACGCTCGCCGTCGACCACGACTGGCTGACCAACCCGGACCGCACCTTCCCGGTCACCGTCGATCCCGACGTGTACTGGTCGGATTCCGGTCTGCGTTTCCATGGCGCGCAGCTGGACTGCACGCTGGCTGACGGGTCGTCGGCGGCCACGAGCCTGTGCGCCGATCCGACGCTGAGGGTCGGCCATGACGCGTCGCACAACTACCGCAGCAACTTGTACTTCAACGTGCGCTCGGCGATCCCGCAGGACGCGGTCATCTACGACGCGACGCTGTCGCTGTTCGATCCGGGCACGGCGGCGCAGTCGAGCTCCAACCTGCGCGTCCGCGCGATGGGCGCGGGGTGGACCGGCGCGGCGACGTGGAACACCCGCGACGGAAGCACGAGCTGGACCACGCCGGGCGGCGACACCACCGGCACCCCGGGGATCGCCACGTCGGTCGGCCACCAGGGCTACTGGTACTACTTCGACGTCCCGACCGAAGCGATCCAGAGCTGGGCCTGGGGCGACAGCATCGACAACGGCATCCAGCTGGCCGCCGATGCCGGCGCACCCCAGCAGGTCTACTCCTTCGTCTCGACCGAGGGCAACCAGGCCCAGTGGCCGGCGGTCGACATCGACTGGGAGGACCCGCGCGGTCTCGACGGCCCCTACACCAACGACAGCCAGGCGCTGTCGGACCACAGCCAGCTGGCGGTCAACGTCTCAAACGGCGGCCTGACCTACACCGAGCGCGACGCCTCACTTTCGGCGTCGGGGGCTGACGACGTGCGCGTCACGCGCTCCTGGCGCTCGGCGATGGCCTCCGGCTGGGGCCACTACGGCCGCGGTTGGTATGACGGCGCGACGATCTCCAGCCTCTGGCCCGAAGACGACGGCTCGGTCAACTGGGTCTCACCCGGCGGGTCGTCCTTCCGCTTCACCCCCGGCGCCGGCAACTCCTACAACTCGCCCGCCGGGGCGCCGAACCTGACCCTGTGCAAGACGTCGTGGACCGGCTGCTCATCCAGCGGCTTCTCCAACCTGCCCTACCGGCTGACAGACACCACCACCAACACCAGCTACCTGTTCTACGACACCGGCCAGCAGCGCGCCGTCGTCGACAGCCACGGAAACGTCGTCAACACCGTGCAGACCAGCGGCAGCACGACGATCACCGCCAACGCCAGCCGCGCGATCACCCAGCCCAACAACTCAAACGGCATGGCCGCCAGCACCGGCGACGGCAGTCACACCTGGACCTACAACTACGGCGGCAGCGACGGCACCGTCCTGAACTCCGCCACCGCACCCGGCACCGGCGGCGGTACCACCCAGTACGCCTACACCAACAACCTGCTCACCAGGATCACCGACCCCTCCGGGCGCCAGACCCTCATCACCTGGGAGACCCCGGCGATCGGCAACCCCCGCGTGACCAAGGTCGTCCGCCTCCTCGACGCCGCCCACCCGACCGACACCACCAAGAACCCCACCACCACCTACACCTACAACACCACCACGCGCACCACCATCGTCACCGACCCCGCCGGCAACGCCACCGCCACACCCACCGACGACGGCCAGACGACCTACACCTACGACAAGTACCAGCATGTCGCCACCGCCAGCCCAAGGACCTCGGCTCTGCCCGCGTCACCGGCCTGGGCGGCATCCGACGCCAACTGGGACACCACGCGGCCCGACAGCGCGCCAAGCGGGGCGCTCCATGACTTGGCGAATGGCTCCCTTGACGGTGAGGGAACGACGAGCGTGACCTTGAGCGCCACTGACCTCGCCGGATCTAGCGGACGCATCTCTGGCATTCGCCGCGTCGCGCTCGAAATCGACGGCGGACCGGTTCAAATCGCAGCGGCATCCACCTGCTCCACACCTGACAGCCCGCCGCGCACGTGCCCGCAAGGCGTCAGTCAAGAGGTCGATCTCGACGAGACGACGCTGACGGACGGGGCACATACCTTCAGAGAAGTGGCTCAGGATCTTGCGGGCAACACCTCGGTTTCTGCGAGTTGGACCGTGACGGTCTCTCGTATCACCACGACCATCGGGGCTACGGATGTAGCTCTCGTCGGTGACGTCGACGGCAGTGGCACGGACGATCTCGTGACGGTCTCCACGGATGGCGTGATCAAGGTGTTCGCGTCCGACGGCGCGGCCGGCTTCGAAACGGGGGCGGTATGGTCGACATGGAGCGGGGTCGACGCGTCTGACGTCGCGCTGGCAGACGTCGACGGCGACGGCGACCAAGACCTCGTGGCGCGCAACTCCGGTGATGCTGACGTCCGCGTCGCGCTCTCCAGCGGCGACTCGTTCGGGACGCCCGCCGTGTGGCTAGCTGGCGCGCCCGCCGGTAGGCTCGAGACGGCTGACGTCGATGGCTCGGGGACCGACGACCTCCTGCTGGTGCAGAGCGACGGCACGGTCAAGTCGGCTTACGCCGACGGCGGAGTGTTCGACGAGTTGGCCACCTGGGCCTCCCTGCCTTCCGGCAGCCAGCCGCAACTCGGCGACGTCACGGGCGACGGTCTCGCCGACCTCGTGCTGGTCCGGGCCGGCCGGGTCGAGGTCCGCGCATCAGACGCCAACACGTTCAGCACGATGCAGGACTGGGGCGCCGCGCCCTCCGGCGATCTCGTCATCGACGACGCCGACGGCGACGACACCGCCGATCTGCTCGTCCGCGACTCGTCGGGCACCGTCAGCTACCTGCCCTCCAGCGGCACCGCCTTCGGCGCGTCCGCGAAAACGACGGTGCTGCCGGTGGCGAACGGGTTCGCCACCGGCGACATCGACGGGGACGAGCGCGCCGACGCCGTCGGCCGCTCCGGCACGCAGGTCACGGTGCACCTCGGCACCGCGCCCTACCCGGTCAGCGACACCACCTGGACCCCAGACACGGACACGCCCGAGGACCCTGACGGCGACACCGGGTCCCACAGCCTGGTCGCGCCATCGGCGCAGGCGGTCAGCGGCAGCGCTGGTCTCTCCATCGCCTGGTCGGACGACGACCTGACCTCAGGAACGCTGCAAAGGCAGGATGAGAACGAGCCTGATCCTGCGGTGCGCTGCGCCATGCCGCAGCTGGCAGCGGCCACGGACCCGGCGTCGCCCCAACTGGCGCTCGACCGCATGCGCCAAGGCGGTGCGACCTACATCCGCATCAACGTCTACTGGTCGCGCTACATGGATGCCCCAGACAGGGACGTCTACCGCCAGGGCCTGCGCAACGCCGTGTTCTGCGCCCAGCGGGCCAGGCTGACGCCGTACATGACGATCGAAAGCGCCGACTACGACTATCCGACGAGGCATAACGTCAATCCTGACCCGGCGCAGTTCGCCAGCCTGGTCAGCGCTGTCGTCACGGAGTTCTACCCGCTCGGCGTCCATCGGTTCTCCCTTTGGAACGAGCCGAACCTGGCTACGTTCCTGACAGCCGGAACGTGCGACAGGGTCCAAAAAGACACCAGCACGCTCTACCGCAATCTGTACTCGGCCGGCTACAGCGCCGCCAAGACGGCCAACCAGGGTGCCATCGTGTACCTGGGCGAGCTGTCCGAGATCACCCGTCCCGTCAAGCCCGTCAGCTGCAGGAACGGCGACCACGCTCATCGGACGTCGCAGACGACCCTCGGCTTCCTCAGGGACGTCGTGGACACCTCACCGCACCTCGTGGCTCACGGCGTCGCGTGGCACGCCTACCAGCATCGCTCCAGCCCACGCACGAACAGCAAGGGCACCGGCATCTACGACATCGGGCATTTCCAGGACGTCCTGAGCGACCTGTACCACAACGGCCAGCTCCGAACGCCGACCGGGAACAAGCCCGGTCTCTACATCACAGAATTCGGCTACTGGAACGTGCCCTACGGGTCGAGGGTGGCTAGGGCTGGCCACAGCCCGGTGGCGTGGAGCGAGTCGCAGCGCGCGACGTTCCTGGCCAGCGCGCTGAACCGGGCGGCGCAGAACGGCGCCCGCATGTTCACGCTCTGGCAACTCAACGAGGCGTATCCCACGCTGGCGGCTGTGACGGCCGGCGCGCAGACAAGGGACGGCCTGGCTTTCGACACCGGTGTGCTCGGCAGTTCGCGGCTGCTGGAGCCAAACGGGCAACGACCGTATGGCGTCGGCCCGAACACGTCGCCGGCCTGGAACAATCCGCAGTCGCGCTCGGCTTTCTGCCGCGTGCGCCAATGGGCCACCGACAACGGCAAGAGCCCCCTCGCGCTGGCATCAGGATGCTGA